A single region of the Anticarsia gemmatalis isolate Benzon Research Colony breed Stoneville strain chromosome 19, ilAntGemm2 primary, whole genome shotgun sequence genome encodes:
- the LOC142981019 gene encoding uncharacterized protein LOC142981019, protein MEAALPHFHRLTSSRFYQQYAAPPVRISSNYLHDLIPHQHPTLLQQYLAYYNEPLVPLDLSLKSTTPITPPCTPPPAQKRKASEDSKPEKSPKIFRHFEDNDTKDEAEDKIEKRKHDDESSNDSDSPEAKKLKFTKQFFEELRTCLPTQREETPSKSGRSSPEIVEIKDVEERPKKSPKPPAQPGKKSKAVRRLMFDEDKTSPVSGTIIRDLAEDETLVVRKGDIDPAFNVVEITEEAKALIAAIENRLGRYICRLCRRLYSDAFALAQHRCSRIVHIEYRCPECDKVFNCPANLASHRRWHKPRVPGATKRREPPATDAGRFPCHHCGKLFRRQAYLKKHMLAHEQPENEPDKEPSAFRQVHAEYAAYQPEPIRDNNFNTFWNKIPPPQQELNWEGVRPRCGSSCSSEDSRSLDVTGSEDEGGGVGDG, encoded by the exons ATGGAGGCAGCGTTGCCACATTTTCATCGTTTGACTTCTTCTCGGTTCTATCAACAATATGCTGCCCCACCCGTTCGTATCTCCAGCAACTACCTTCATGATCTTATCCCACATCAACATCCGACGCTCCTTCAACAATACTTGGCATACTACAACGAACCACTGGTCCCTCTCGATCTCTCTTTAAAATCCACAACACCTATCACTCCACCTTGTACTCCACCGCCCGCTCAGAAAAGAAAAGCATCAGAAGACAGCAAACCAGAGAAATCACCCAAAATATTCCGACATTTTGAGGACAATGACACCAAAGACGAGGCCGaagataaaatagaaaaaagaaaacatgacGATGAAAGTTCTAACGACAGCGACAGTCCCGAagcaaagaaattaaaattcacaaaacaattCTTCGAAGAACTTAGAACATGCTTACCTACACAAAGAGAGGAGACGCCATCGAAAAGTGGCAGAAGTTCACCAGAAATAGTAGAGATAAAAGACGTTGAGGAGCGACCCAAAAAATCTCCCAAACCTCCGGCACAGCCCGGCAAAAAGAGCAAGGCCGTTCGACGGTTAATGTTCGATGAAGATAAGACATCACCAGTATCCGGCACAATCATCAGGGATCTAGCAGAAGACGAAACGCTAGTCGTTCGCAAG gGAGACATTGATCCGGCTTTCAACGTGGTAGAAATAACTGAGGAGGCGAAAGCTTTGATCGCGGCGATTGAGAACAGATTAGGGCGGTACATCTGTCGACTGTGTCGGAGGCTCTACAGCGACGCGTTCGCACTGGCGCAACATCGATGCTCTAGAATAGTGCATATTGAATACCGATGTCCAGAATGCGATAAG GTGTTCAATTGTCCGGCTAATCTGGCTTCCCATCGTCGCTGGCACAAGCCCCGAGTTCCTGGTGCCACCAAGCGTCGGGAGCCACCGGCCACCGACGCCGGCCGCTTCCCTTGCCATCATTGCGGCAAGCTGTTCCGTCGACAAGCTTACTTGAAGAAGCACATGCTTGCTCACGAACAACCCGAGAACGAGCCTGATAAAGAACCATCAGCTTTCCGACAGGTCCACGCGGAATATGCTGCTTATCAACCG gaACCAATCCGAGACAACAACTTCAACACATTCTGGAACAAGATCCCACCTCCTCAACAAGAATTGAACTGGGAGGGAGTACGTCCACGATGCGGTTCGTCTTGCTCATCCGAGGACTCGAGGAGTCTGGATGTAACGGGCTCGGAGGACGAGGGGGGCGGGGTGGGGGATGGGTGA
- the LOC142981020 gene encoding nose resistant to fluoxetine protein 6-like, with translation MKYIYLIFFGLIALDKIKCHVTDRSKYIELSDSTEIPSENATRSVLSKESEKKEHTNSVKEGDGSVYLDDVLFALKNQNWSAEEKPCLDRINRLLYNLQNFTLWAVWDWDALSSEPQGLLFGNRFQLGNFDQCMKAPWAKTHPELKTKYCLAEIVLERTDKAVRRRVEKPFNPYQSALDFIQYRPPHSRPLNELTWGACVPAACAPRTVERLLGVMLARSHLGAARMRTNITITEECQVSEEYQPYDGLFYAFFALMGSLTVMCLICTFINCRETDSSPNTKKSGIVQAFCLRENALDLLRMKKEGIEVFYGIRYLTMCLIVLDHQIGIFNSGPISDGFTTDQDFRSPVGLLVLHDDLFVDTFFLLSGFLTITNLAKFKRLPNPLFLILKRYVRLVVAFAIVVFYTSAVFPYTGNGPLWNRAVAHDTEQCRKNWWLNLLMVNNYVDTENICMVISWYIPCDFHFFVVTVLAYTLYKRHSTLGIIVAAILTVAAIVTPGIITFMYQLNAIQLFTIEFVMNPRGPEDYHLAYIKSHTRYAAYLVGFYSGYVFVKYSANGSLNKIKQKWSILGTCSALVLMLAVMLFGSSFIWRSYTPLEGAMYAALNRPVWAAGVALIVFCCCFGHVPLVKSFLSWYPWVPLSRLAYGLYLTHALLITRSVFTTRNPTHNNYFEILNSTAGAIVWGCLASLLLWLLAEAPANKLLTLCLTPKARKLTREEPKIVTVTATTSANSIATSSTGYLHENLPSTIQYSSKI, from the exons ATGAAGTACATTTACTTAATATTCTTCGGTCTTATTGcgttagataaaattaaatgtcatgtTACTGATCGTTCCAAGTATATTGAACTGAGTGATTCTACGGAGATACCTTCTGAAAATGCCACGCGAAGTGTTTTGTCAAAAGAAAGTGAGAAAAAAGAGCATACTAATAGTGTGAAAGAAGGTGATGGTAGTGTGTACTTAGATGATGTGCTGTTTGCGTTGAAGAATCAGAACTGGAGTGCCGAAGAAAAACCTTGTTTGGATCGTATAAATCGTCTGCTTTACAACTTGCAGAATTTTACACTTTGGGCTGTTTGGG ATTGGGATGCGCTGTCTTCAGAGCCTCAAGGCCTTTTGTTCGGCAACAGATTTCAACTGGGCAACTTCGATCAGTGCATGAAGGCGCCGTGGGCGAAGACTCATCCGGAGCTAAAGACAAAGTACTGCCTCGCTGAAATAGTTTTGGAGAGAACTGACAAAGCTGTAAGACGACGGGTAGAGAAACCTTTCAATCCATACCAGTCTGCTTTGGATTTTATTCAG taTCGTCCACCGCACTCTCGTCCGTTAAACGAGTTGACATGGGGCGCATGCGTGCCCGCAGCGTGTGCGCCGCGCACGGTGGAGCGACTGCTCGGAGTGATGCTGGCGCGCAGTCACCTCGGCGCCGCGCGCATGCGCACCAACATCACCATCACCGAGGAGTGCCAGGTCAGCGAGGAATATCAACCATACGATGGACTCTTCTATGCTTTCTT cGCGCTAATGGGATCGTTAACAGTGATGTGCCTAATTTGCACTTTTATCAATTGCCGAGAAACTGATTCAAGTCCAAATACAAAga AAAGCGGTATCGTCCAAGCATTTTGTCTGAGAGAAAATGCTCTGGATCTTCTAAGGATGAAGAAGGAAGGCATCGAAGTGTTCTACGGAATACGCTACCTGACGATGTGTCTCATAGTACTGGATCATCAGATAGGCATTTTTAATTCTGGACCGATCAGCGATGGGTTTACTACGGATCAG gaTTTCAGATCTCCAGTCGGCTTGTTAGTTCTTCATGATGATCTGTTCGTGGACACGTTCTTCTTACTGTCGGGTTTCCTCACCATCACCAACCTGGCAAAGTTCAAGAGACTGCCCAATCCTCTCTTCCTTATACTGAAGAGATATGTGAG GTTGGTAGTAGCATTCGCAATAGTAGTGTTCTACACGAGCGCAGTGTTCCCATACACGGGTAACGGTCCGCTGTGGAACAGGGCGGTGGCGCACGACACGGAGCAGTGCCGCAAGAACTGGTGGCTCAATCTCCTCATGGTCAATAACTATGTGGATACTGAGAACATC TGCATGGTGATATCGTGGTACATACCATGTGACTTCCACTTCTTCGTGGTGACCGTCCTCGCGTACACTCTGTACAAGCGTCACTCTACCCTCGGTATCATCGTGGCCGCGATACTGACAGTCGCAGCCATCGTGACTCCAGGCATCATTACATTTATGTACCAGCTGAATGCTATACAACTCTTTACAATTGA GTTCGTGATGAACCCTCGAGGGCCGGAGGACTACCACCTGGCGTATATAAAGAGTCACACGCGCTACGCCGCCTACCTCGTGGGCTTCTACAGCGGCTACGTGTTCGTCAAGTACAGCGCTAACGGCAGTCTCAATAAAATCAAACAG AAATGGTCAATCCTCGGCACGTGTTCGGCTTTAGTATTGATGCTGGCAGTGATGTTGTTCGGGAGTTCGTTCATATGGCGCAGCTACACTCCTCTTGAAGGCGCGATGTACGCCGCCCTCAACCGACCTGTTTGGGCCGCTGGGGTAGCGCTTATAGTGTTCTGCTGCTGTTTCGGACATGTCC CATTAGTAAAGTCATTCCTGTCTTGGTACCCGTGGGTGCCTCTGAGCCGGCTGGCTTACGGCCTGTACCTGACCCACGCTCTTCTGATTACTCGTAGCGTCTTCACCACCAGGAACCCGACACATAACaactattttgaaatt tTAAACTCAACAGCAGGTGCCATAGTCTGGGGTTGTTTGGCGTCACTGTTATTGTGGCTGCTCGCCGAAGCACCCGCGAACAAACTACTTACTTTATGCTTAACACCCAA aGCTAGGAAGTTAACGAGAGAAGAGCCCAAGATAGTCACTGTGACAGCTACCACCAGTGCCAACAGCATAGCAACGAGTAGCACCGGGTATTTACATGAAAACCTGCCCTCCACCATACAGTATTCAtctaaaatataa